In Archangium violaceum, the following are encoded in one genomic region:
- a CDS encoding CPBP family intramembrane glutamic endopeptidase → MKSLFFNAENSLRNGWKILGYFFMTALFVVGLIFIRRMLPDTVRPFVPEVVLAFLGAFVPTWVCSRLERTSLAAQGFAISKASGRDFGLGLVGGAGLVGLTALGVWLLDGFHLVRTPDGAASNLLKGAGTMLAVALFEETLFHGYAFQRAIRGMGPLWSQLVFATIFALAHPFDPAMDGSVRVLAMLNIFLAGWMLGYCYLRTGRLALPIGVHMGWNWAQGSLGFGVSGNASKGWWTPVLHGKPTWLTGGDFGLEGSAISVLILALVVVGLARWKGERTHQELPTRATA, encoded by the coding sequence ATGAAATCTCTATTTTTCAATGCCGAAAACAGCTTGCGCAACGGCTGGAAGATTCTTGGCTATTTCTTCATGACGGCCCTCTTCGTGGTCGGCCTGATCTTCATCCGCAGGATGTTGCCTGACACCGTGAGGCCATTCGTGCCGGAGGTGGTTCTCGCATTCCTGGGAGCGTTTGTCCCGACCTGGGTATGTTCGCGCCTGGAGCGCACGTCCCTTGCCGCCCAGGGCTTCGCCATCAGCAAGGCTTCAGGTCGTGACTTTGGACTCGGGTTGGTCGGCGGAGCAGGTCTCGTGGGTCTGACGGCCTTGGGCGTCTGGCTGCTCGACGGTTTTCATCTGGTGCGGACGCCAGATGGCGCCGCCTCGAATCTCCTGAAGGGTGCGGGGACGATGCTCGCCGTCGCGCTCTTCGAGGAGACGCTCTTTCACGGCTATGCGTTCCAGCGGGCCATCAGGGGGATGGGCCCGCTCTGGTCCCAGCTCGTGTTCGCCACGATCTTCGCCCTCGCGCACCCTTTCGACCCAGCCATGGATGGAAGCGTCAGGGTCCTGGCGATGCTCAACATCTTCCTGGCGGGTTGGATGTTGGGCTATTGCTACCTGCGCACAGGTCGCCTGGCACTCCCGATCGGGGTGCATATGGGATGGAACTGGGCGCAGGGTAGCCTGGGATTCGGTGTGAGTGGTAACGCCTCCAAGGGATGGTGGACCCCGGTACTCCATGGCAAGCCCACATGGTTGACCGGGGGCGACTTTGGCCTCGAAGGCTCCGCCATCAGTGTCTTGATTCTCGCGCTGGTCGTGGTCGGGCTGGCGCGTTGGAAGGGAGAAAGGACCCACCAGGAGTTGCCCACGCGCGCGACCGCGTAG
- a CDS encoding MarR family winged helix-turn-helix transcriptional regulator, with the protein MKAGLGTQLRHLIELLDGAVSEAYAQEGLSYRPRYTPVMRALMEREPSTIGQIAAAAGITQPAVTQTVALMVKEGLVSAQSEPGDRRERLVRLTDAGRELLPRLQACWRATAGAAADLDAELPTPLSLTLETAIAALEVKPFGERIAEARARMADHPSSQQPRSSTEAPARTRGIRRKPRKP; encoded by the coding sequence ATGAAGGCGGGCCTCGGAACGCAATTGCGGCATTTGATCGAACTCCTCGATGGTGCAGTCAGCGAAGCCTATGCGCAGGAGGGGCTCTCCTACCGACCGCGCTACACGCCGGTCATGCGCGCATTGATGGAGCGCGAGCCATCGACGATCGGTCAGATCGCCGCAGCCGCGGGAATCACCCAGCCCGCCGTGACGCAGACGGTCGCGCTCATGGTCAAGGAAGGCCTGGTCTCCGCGCAGTCGGAGCCGGGCGACAGGCGCGAACGCCTGGTTCGACTCACGGATGCCGGACGTGAGCTGCTCCCTCGGCTGCAAGCGTGCTGGCGAGCCACGGCGGGCGCCGCAGCCGATCTGGATGCCGAGCTGCCCACTCCCCTTTCGCTGACGCTGGAGACGGCCATCGCCGCGCTCGAGGTGAAGCCGTTCGGCGAACGTATCGCCGAGGCGCGCGCCCGGATGGCGGATCACCCCTCCTCCCAACAGCCTCGGTCCAGCACCGAGGCACCCGCCAGGACCCGGGGAATCCGTCGCAAGCCACGCAAGCCCTGA
- a CDS encoding TetR/AcrR family transcriptional regulator: MSHPPLSRRERIHAETVREIRGIALRQVDEGGLATLSLNAIAKELGMSGPALYRYFASRDELLGALHTDIYAQLVTAVREAAEASTGRAPSAHLAAYASAYRGWALKHPRRYALLFGGRAEEFKDPAEAIAEIHEGMLLLLRLLADIAGDRPVTRPPDALDRQLTAWSRRRAGNVSFPPHILRLGVLFWTRLHGIVSLELSSVFKDMGLDGGALLDDEVKRIIDAAGGGH; this comes from the coding sequence ATGTCCCACCCCCCTCTCTCCCGGCGCGAGCGCATCCATGCGGAGACGGTCCGTGAGATCCGCGGCATCGCCCTGCGACAGGTCGACGAAGGAGGCCTCGCGACGCTCTCTCTCAACGCGATCGCGAAGGAGCTGGGAATGTCCGGCCCCGCCCTCTACCGGTACTTCGCCTCACGGGACGAGCTGCTCGGCGCGCTTCATACCGACATCTACGCCCAACTGGTGACGGCGGTCCGGGAAGCGGCCGAGGCGTCGACAGGGCGCGCACCCTCCGCGCACCTGGCCGCGTACGCCTCCGCCTACCGTGGCTGGGCGCTGAAGCATCCACGCCGGTACGCGCTGCTGTTTGGCGGGCGTGCAGAAGAGTTCAAGGACCCGGCCGAGGCCATCGCGGAGATCCACGAAGGCATGCTCCTCCTCCTGCGACTCCTCGCCGACATCGCTGGCGACCGGCCGGTCACCAGGCCTCCCGACGCGCTCGACCGCCAGCTCACGGCCTGGTCCCGGCGTCGCGCCGGCAACGTGAGCTTCCCGCCGCACATCCTGCGCCTGGGCGTCCTCTTCTGGACGCGCCTGCATGGCATCGTCAGCCTCGAGCTCTCCTCTGTCTTCAAGGACATGGGACTCGACGGGGGTGCGCTGCTCGATGATGAGGTCAAACGCATCATCGACGCAGCAGGGGGCGGCCACTAG
- a CDS encoding MFS transporter, whose product MTATNERARATGASVGDFRPLVPLALAQFVVVLSTSIVNIALPSIRVGLGLAPAGLTWVVNAYVLAFGGFLLAGGRAADILGRHHVFTVSLAAFGIASLAAAVAPGAGSLIAARGLQGVAAAVLSPTALSIALTLYPGGEARRVALGVWGGVSGAGGAAGVIAGGLLTATFGWRSVFVVAVPFVVVALAMSRSRVVSSPRPSERPAFDAPGALLVTAALGLLTYGLAGATRDGWLSARTLGLLATGALLLVAFVQVERRSAAPLVHLGIFANPSVRFANAAMTLVGGAWVGLFFFLPLYQQQVLGYGPLRTGLTQLPLAVTLTAASAHVRRITGWMGARKTLVASLVLLTVGLAWFGRVPVEGTFVAHLLGPSLLVGTGLGIAFVELTRLATHGVTLAESGLASGLVSTTRQCGGAVGLALLMSLAASRIGSTAEPGVAALTEGYRAAFLAASLLTGLAALLALRAPTPPAALASPVTHNP is encoded by the coding sequence ATGACAGCCACTAACGAAAGAGCGCGTGCGACCGGTGCCTCCGTCGGCGACTTCCGGCCGCTCGTCCCACTGGCCCTGGCCCAGTTCGTCGTGGTGCTGAGCACCTCCATCGTCAACATCGCGCTGCCGTCGATTCGCGTCGGCCTGGGGCTCGCGCCAGCCGGATTGACCTGGGTGGTCAACGCCTACGTCCTGGCCTTTGGCGGCTTCCTCCTCGCCGGCGGGAGGGCGGCCGACATCCTCGGGCGCCACCATGTCTTCACGGTGTCCCTGGCCGCCTTCGGTATCGCCTCGCTCGCCGCCGCCGTCGCGCCTGGGGCCGGCTCCCTCATCGCCGCCCGAGGCCTGCAGGGCGTCGCCGCCGCCGTCTTGTCTCCCACGGCGCTGTCCATCGCGCTCACCCTCTATCCGGGTGGCGAGGCCCGGAGAGTGGCTCTCGGTGTCTGGGGAGGGGTGTCCGGTGCGGGCGGTGCCGCGGGGGTCATCGCGGGAGGGCTGCTCACCGCGACATTCGGGTGGCGCTCGGTGTTCGTCGTCGCCGTCCCGTTCGTGGTCGTGGCCCTGGCCATGTCCCGTTCCCGGGTCGTCTCATCCCCCAGGCCTTCCGAGCGGCCGGCCTTCGACGCTCCCGGTGCCCTCCTGGTCACCGCAGCGCTCGGTCTCCTCACCTATGGTCTCGCTGGTGCCACGCGCGACGGTTGGCTCTCGGCCCGCACGCTGGGGCTCCTCGCGACCGGGGCGCTCCTGCTCGTCGCCTTCGTCCAGGTCGAGCGGCGCAGTGCGGCGCCTCTGGTGCATCTGGGCATCTTCGCCAACCCGAGCGTGCGCTTCGCCAACGCCGCCATGACACTCGTGGGGGGCGCCTGGGTCGGGCTGTTCTTCTTCCTTCCCCTCTACCAGCAGCAAGTCCTCGGCTATGGCCCGCTCCGAACCGGGCTGACACAACTGCCGCTCGCCGTGACGCTCACGGCCGCCTCGGCCCATGTCCGCCGCATCACCGGGTGGATGGGGGCCCGGAAGACGCTCGTCGCCAGCCTCGTGCTCCTCACCGTCGGGCTTGCCTGGTTCGGCCGGGTCCCGGTCGAAGGAACCTTCGTCGCACACCTCCTCGGCCCCTCGCTCCTGGTTGGCACCGGCCTCGGCATCGCCTTCGTCGAACTGACCCGCCTCGCCACTCACGGCGTCACACTGGCTGAGTCCGGGTTGGCCAGCGGGCTCGTGAGCACCACACGCCAGTGCGGCGGCGCTGTCGGCCTGGCCTTGCTCATGTCACTTGCCGCCAGCCGCATCGGGAGCACCGCGGAGCCCGGAGTGGCCGCCCTCACCGAGGGCTACCGCGCCGCGTTCCTCGCCGCCTCGCTGCTCACGGGTCTCGCCGCGCTCCTGGCGCTGCGCGCACCCACCCCGCCGGCGGCGCTTGCTTCACCTGTAACCCACAACCCCTGA
- a CDS encoding carotenoid oxygenase family protein — protein MTTPAPFLTGPFTPVPDEITATHLRVRGTLPAELHGQLVRNGHNPMPGVVPIHWFKGSGMLHGIRLHEGRAESYRNRWVRTPALQGAPYMTEHGPDYTAHSAGTHAISHAGRILALNEAGLPFQVTPELDTVGVFDFAGRLTTAMTAHPKIDPRTGELHFFGYGPFPPYLTYYVASPQGDIIRAEVVPGAGPSLMHDFAITRRHIVWFDMPVVFDMNDTSGMPYAWNDDYPARIGIMSRESGTVRWFEVDPLYVLHVTNAYDDAEGRVVLDAPAFDRAGWVRSTAWWAGRADRGPSLLSGASHRRWILDPQKGVIGSRTVDDLIVEFPTVSPAVVGQPFRYGYALALPDGERGPWALAKHDLTTGTRQLRSFGPGQLPSEGVFVPAAGATSEDAGYILTVVSNADQSPAELLVLDATHIAGEPVAVVELPRHVPGGVHGSWIPAEA, from the coding sequence ATGACCACCCCCGCTCCATTCCTGACCGGTCCGTTCACGCCAGTCCCCGACGAAATCACCGCCACCCACCTGCGAGTGCGAGGCACCCTGCCGGCCGAGCTCCATGGGCAACTGGTGCGCAACGGCCACAACCCCATGCCGGGCGTCGTGCCGATTCATTGGTTCAAGGGCAGTGGCATGCTCCATGGGATTCGGCTCCATGAAGGGCGAGCCGAATCCTACCGCAACCGGTGGGTCCGAACGCCCGCCCTCCAGGGCGCGCCCTACATGACCGAACACGGCCCTGACTATACCGCCCACTCCGCTGGCACCCATGCGATCAGCCACGCGGGCCGGATTCTCGCCCTCAACGAGGCGGGCCTTCCCTTCCAGGTTACGCCCGAGCTCGACACCGTGGGAGTGTTCGACTTCGCGGGAAGGCTCACCACTGCGATGACGGCCCACCCGAAGATCGACCCGCGCACCGGAGAGCTGCATTTCTTCGGCTATGGACCCTTCCCTCCGTACCTCACCTACTACGTCGCCTCGCCCCAGGGAGACATCATCCGGGCCGAGGTGGTGCCCGGCGCCGGCCCATCGCTGATGCATGACTTCGCCATCACCCGGCGCCACATCGTCTGGTTCGACATGCCCGTGGTGTTCGACATGAACGACACGTCGGGCATGCCCTACGCATGGAACGACGACTACCCGGCACGAATCGGAATCATGTCCCGCGAGAGCGGAACCGTCCGTTGGTTCGAGGTCGACCCCCTCTACGTCCTTCACGTCACCAACGCCTACGACGACGCGGAGGGCAGGGTCGTCCTCGACGCCCCCGCGTTCGACCGCGCCGGCTGGGTGCGGTCAACGGCCTGGTGGGCGGGTCGTGCCGACCGGGGTCCAAGCCTCCTGAGTGGGGCGAGCCACCGGCGATGGATCCTCGACCCCCAGAAGGGAGTCATCGGCTCGCGGACCGTGGATGACCTCATCGTCGAGTTCCCCACGGTCAGTCCCGCCGTGGTCGGGCAGCCCTTCCGGTACGGGTACGCCCTCGCGCTTCCCGATGGCGAGCGGGGCCCCTGGGCCCTGGCGAAGCACGACCTGACCACGGGCACCCGTCAGCTCCGCTCCTTCGGCCCCGGACAACTGCCGAGCGAAGGGGTATTCGTGCCCGCGGCTGGAGCTACCAGCGAGGACGCCGGCTACATCCTCACCGTGGTGAGCAACGCCGACCAGTCGCCGGCGGAGCTGCTCGTGCTCGACGCCACCCACATCGCTGGCGAGCCCGTGGCGGTGGTGGAGCTCCCCCGCCACGTCCCCGGTGGTGTGCACGGCTCGTGGATTCCGGCGGAGGCATGA
- a CDS encoding SRPBCC family protein: MALAPSSFETSMDIDRNAPVIVAEEIRILAPPARVWDLLTEIDRWPDWNPDISTAVLGGAVAVGSTFRWTTAGLAIVSTIGEVVPGKRLAWSGDTHGIFGIHVWTLDPGDSTGRTTLVRTVESWSGEVVRQDPEALRGQLEAAITAWLGHLRSEAETLTPSTTHL; this comes from the coding sequence ATGGCACTCGCTCCCAGCTCATTCGAGACGTCCATGGACATCGACCGGAATGCCCCCGTCATCGTCGCCGAGGAGATCCGGATCCTGGCTCCACCCGCCCGTGTCTGGGACCTGCTGACGGAGATCGACCGGTGGCCGGACTGGAACCCCGACATCAGCACCGCCGTCCTCGGCGGTGCGGTAGCGGTTGGCTCGACGTTCCGGTGGACGACCGCTGGACTCGCCATCGTCTCCACCATCGGCGAGGTTGTACCCGGCAAGCGGCTCGCCTGGTCGGGCGACACCCATGGAATCTTTGGCATCCACGTATGGACTCTCGATCCCGGTGACTCGACTGGCCGGACCACCCTGGTCCGCACCGTCGAGTCCTGGAGCGGTGAAGTCGTCCGGCAGGATCCCGAGGCCCTGCGAGGCCAGCTCGAGGCCGCCATCACGGCATGGCTCGGCCATCTCCGCTCCGAGGCCGAGACCCTCACACCGAGCACGACCCACCTTTAG
- a CDS encoding VOC family protein translates to MSRFIWYDLMCSDLAGAKAFYSDIIGWKTEKFPGGDYELLKAGDKGVGGIMALPDEMKRAGVPQHWMGYIHADNVDATAQEARKMGGKVMSPPSDIPTVGRFAVLEDPQGAVFAVFKPLPREGELAPRELLGNFSWAELNTTDWQSAWKFYSALFGWKATSSMNMGPEFGEYFMFGTDPKQSMGGMSNAANMMKAPAHWLHYINVKNADETARRIPEKGGKVLNGPMDVPGGDRIAQCMDPQGGVFAIYSAARRA, encoded by the coding sequence ATGAGCCGATTCATCTGGTACGACCTGATGTGCTCCGACCTCGCCGGTGCGAAGGCTTTCTATTCGGACATCATCGGCTGGAAGACCGAGAAGTTTCCGGGCGGTGACTACGAGCTCCTGAAAGCCGGCGACAAAGGCGTCGGGGGCATCATGGCGCTGCCTGACGAGATGAAGCGCGCTGGCGTTCCGCAGCACTGGATGGGCTACATCCACGCCGACAACGTCGATGCCACCGCTCAGGAGGCGCGGAAGATGGGCGGCAAGGTGATGTCGCCTCCCTCCGACATCCCCACCGTCGGCCGCTTCGCCGTCCTCGAGGATCCGCAGGGTGCCGTGTTCGCCGTCTTCAAACCGCTGCCCCGCGAAGGCGAGCTCGCTCCTCGCGAGCTGCTCGGCAACTTCAGCTGGGCCGAGCTCAACACCACGGATTGGCAGAGCGCCTGGAAATTCTACTCCGCGCTCTTCGGCTGGAAGGCCACCTCGTCCATGAACATGGGCCCCGAGTTCGGCGAGTACTTCATGTTCGGCACCGACCCCAAGCAGTCGATGGGCGGGATGTCGAATGCCGCCAACATGATGAAGGCCCCTGCTCACTGGCTGCACTACATCAACGTGAAGAACGCCGACGAGACCGCCAGGCGCATCCCGGAAAAGGGCGGAAAGGTGCTCAACGGCCCGATGGACGTCCCCGGCGGAGACCGCATCGCCCAGTGCATGGATCCGCAGGGCGGTGTGTTCGCCATCTATTCGGCGGCCAGGCGCGCGTAG
- a CDS encoding DUF5953 family protein: MWGAHLRLTEAPLDVDNPTHLDALLRAYKRFPESGGRAAP, translated from the coding sequence ATGTGGGGCGCGCACCTCCGGCTCACGGAGGCGCCGCTCGACGTGGACAACCCCACGCACCTGGACGCGCTCCTGCGAGCCTACAAACGCTTCCCGGAGAGCGGCGGGCGCGCAGCCCCTTGA
- a CDS encoding ankyrin repeat domain-containing protein, which produces MSKELFAAIEQHDASRVKALLAGGADPNEPQAQWPGLRPLHVAINELAERGGLDVIMALLEHGADVNAWNVGRDVTPLLVAVFEGQQAAVEALLKAGADPNVRSSEGDTPLRACAGVGDLGIASLLLGAGAARTINEWGGQAGYTALGLAASRLDIPMMRLLLDAGADPEAPDEDDRPARDRLPPRGASDSPIWDAAFELLRGAQGRNP; this is translated from the coding sequence ATGTCGAAAGAACTCTTCGCAGCGATCGAACAGCACGATGCGTCCCGGGTCAAGGCGCTGCTGGCCGGTGGTGCCGATCCGAACGAGCCGCAGGCGCAGTGGCCGGGTTTGCGTCCGCTGCATGTGGCCATCAACGAACTCGCAGAGAGAGGCGGGCTCGACGTGATCATGGCGCTCCTTGAGCACGGCGCGGACGTCAACGCATGGAACGTCGGGCGGGACGTGACCCCCTTGTTGGTGGCGGTCTTCGAAGGCCAGCAGGCGGCAGTCGAAGCGCTCCTGAAGGCGGGGGCTGATCCCAACGTGCGCAGCAGCGAAGGGGACACGCCGCTGCGGGCGTGCGCGGGCGTGGGCGATCTGGGCATCGCCTCGCTCCTCCTGGGCGCGGGGGCCGCCAGGACGATCAACGAATGGGGCGGGCAGGCCGGATACACTGCGCTCGGGCTTGCGGCATCGCGGCTGGACATCCCGATGATGAGGCTGCTTCTCGACGCGGGCGCCGATCCAGAGGCCCCGGACGAGGACGACCGGCCCGCCCGCGACCGCCTGCCGCCGCGCGGTGCATCCGATTCCCCAATATGGGACGCAGCGTTCGAACTCCTCCGGGGAGCGCAGGGCCGCAACCCGTAG
- a CDS encoding DUF2381 family protein, with protein MSIASRHALPGGRCGRGPLLRSHPRPWRFPPRVRPVLRCPLGFVLLTAPAGAAERTPLPICETGTRRIELKADAPDKPPEVCIHPELSTNLFFDSKLARVELASRERFRVIEGDVGLALVPTEMLHDGERVPVTVHFQDGAAPASVTFQLVVHPSEAERQVEVTRHQRTLASYRQGEQQARAEAQQCREDKAHLQAECGGQVGLTGLIAQGRMGEGGVAYRDLGFDVTSRPGNTVTSAYANSYRSDTYREGRKTGVVRLAVEQELTNTGKTPWTPAGAALVSPRRKELKALSVWPRESMLNGSTRRGYWT; from the coding sequence CTGTCGATAGCGAGCCGCCATGCACTACCGGGCGGGAGGTGTGGTAGAGGCCCACTTCTCCGGTCTCATCCACGTCCCTGGAGGTTCCCGCCCCGTGTTCGCCCTGTCCTGCGCTGCCCCCTGGGGTTCGTCCTGCTCACCGCGCCCGCTGGAGCCGCCGAGCGGACCCCACTCCCCATTTGCGAGACGGGCACACGCCGCATCGAGCTGAAAGCGGATGCTCCAGACAAACCCCCGGAGGTGTGCATCCACCCGGAGCTGTCCACCAACCTGTTCTTCGACTCGAAGCTGGCGCGTGTGGAGTTGGCCTCGCGGGAGCGGTTCCGGGTGATAGAGGGGGACGTCGGCCTCGCGCTCGTCCCCACCGAGATGCTTCACGATGGGGAGCGCGTACCGGTGACAGTCCACTTCCAGGACGGTGCGGCCCCGGCAAGCGTCACCTTCCAGCTGGTGGTGCACCCCTCCGAAGCCGAGCGGCAGGTGGAGGTGACACGGCACCAGCGCACGCTGGCCTCCTACCGGCAGGGCGAGCAGCAGGCGCGGGCGGAAGCTCAACAGTGCCGCGAGGACAAGGCACACCTCCAGGCCGAGTGCGGCGGGCAGGTGGGGCTCACGGGCCTCATCGCCCAGGGGCGCATGGGCGAAGGAGGCGTTGCCTACAGAGACCTCGGCTTCGACGTCACCTCACGTCCCGGCAACACTGTCACCAGCGCGTACGCGAACAGCTACCGCTCCGACACCTACCGCGAGGGCAGGAAAACCGGCGTGGTGCGGCTGGCCGTGGAACAGGAATTGACAAACACCGGAAAGACGCCCTGGACACCCGCCGGTGCGGCGCTGGTGAGTCCCAGGCGCAAGGAATTGAAGGCGCTCAGCGTCTGGCCAAGGGAGTCCATGCTCAACGGGAGTACGAGGCGCGGCTACTGGACGTAG
- a CDS encoding alpha/beta hydrolase, giving the protein MKTSNGRKLSHAALSLTVLGALLGAAPDSHALGTQGACQDNHIPVALAPGLPADQEVFARLCLPPGQTPATVQLLIHGITYSHLHWDFPDPTGHTQRYSYVSAALDAGFATLAMDRIGSGKSSHPPGATVSIDSNAYVVHQVVQALRAGQVAGPSGAVGFQKVVLVGHSYGSFTSWYEASDYRDVDGVILSGVSHTIQLTSPLRVLVPLYPAALDPAFFGQGYDLTYMTTQPGTRYGAFYAPGQADPAVVALDERTKGTVTDTEFSPFAVILARPLDIRVPVLLVNGAEDRIFCGPTLSGTVCSSAEALIAAEKPRLGAQVPCVEAFVLPGAGHDLNTILDAQQWFAVAQSWMTRRIGAGADQTPGCGP; this is encoded by the coding sequence ATGAAGACATCGAATGGGCGGAAGCTCTCCCACGCGGCACTGTCCCTGACGGTGCTGGGCGCACTCCTCGGAGCCGCGCCCGACTCCCACGCGCTCGGGACACAAGGGGCCTGTCAGGACAACCACATTCCCGTGGCGCTCGCGCCCGGCCTGCCCGCCGACCAGGAGGTGTTCGCGCGGCTGTGTCTGCCCCCGGGACAGACACCCGCCACGGTGCAGCTCCTGATACACGGCATCACCTACTCCCATCTGCACTGGGACTTCCCGGACCCCACCGGCCACACCCAACGCTACTCCTATGTGAGCGCGGCGCTGGACGCGGGCTTCGCCACGCTGGCGATGGATCGGATCGGCAGCGGGAAGAGCTCCCATCCGCCCGGGGCCACCGTCTCCATCGACTCCAACGCGTACGTCGTCCACCAGGTGGTCCAGGCGCTGCGCGCGGGCCAGGTGGCGGGGCCCTCGGGAGCGGTCGGCTTCCAGAAGGTGGTCCTCGTCGGACACTCGTACGGCTCCTTCACCTCCTGGTACGAGGCGAGCGACTACCGGGACGTGGACGGCGTCATCCTCAGTGGCGTCAGCCATACCATCCAGCTCACATCCCCGCTGCGGGTCCTCGTGCCGCTGTATCCCGCCGCGCTGGACCCGGCCTTCTTCGGCCAGGGCTATGACCTGACGTACATGACCACGCAGCCCGGCACGCGCTACGGCGCCTTCTATGCTCCGGGACAGGCCGATCCCGCGGTGGTCGCCCTGGACGAGCGGACCAAGGGGACGGTGACGGACACCGAGTTCTCCCCCTTCGCCGTCATCCTCGCCCGGCCGCTGGACATTCGCGTCCCCGTATTGCTCGTCAATGGCGCCGAGGATCGGATCTTCTGCGGCCCCACGCTCTCCGGAACGGTCTGCTCCAGCGCGGAGGCCCTGATCGCCGCCGAGAAGCCCCGGCTCGGAGCCCAGGTGCCCTGTGTGGAGGCCTTCGTGTTGCCCGGCGCGGGACACGACCTCAACACCATCCTCGACGCCCAGCAGTGGTTCGCGGTCGCCCAGAGCTGGATGACCCGACGCATTGGCGCGGGCGCCGACCAGACGCCTGGCTGCGGCCCGTGA